The following are encoded together in the Drosophila sechellia strain sech25 chromosome 3R, ASM438219v1, whole genome shotgun sequence genome:
- the LOC6607212 gene encoding VPS35 endosomal protein sorting factor-like isoform X3 — MSCWQTAVRNADNNNHDAMANLEWVCVPRCYEVRKNRLTGQATLEHPLKQHAVTVVDSNPLSRALEGTDPLSQFARQDDELNDPLSQMVTEFDLKSKRRERDRTEPEDNTLQWSSRRLGILNRFTTNEKLSLSTSFLVSSGSLDGGNESIKAQTVVADKTKFRLEQLDHFDDGSMRHMMDLTQQEYIQRFEQLKQELIQSWHNDQRVKALKIAIQCAKMLADTTVLQFYPSQYVLITDILDVFGKLVYERLRAKASGDPAASAATLEREREAARDTCQNWFYKIASIRELLPRLYLELSIFKCYEFLSSSREEYERILQRLTHQLRGIADPLVSSYARCYLVRMGVTLTPSKTYIRENFADLFLVYPQIFRFVARFNLHPEIVTASSYLQLYAPAFDYMLLCLVHKSELHTQDILNECKQLKNNGAILMSVLSSFKSEFIATNALEFIALINASETPGISKSQLLRSLGSCVSSCAPLQEQRVTFLKAAFETINKLTDPNEYINCVETWAVFVSQYFTINEVNRLLGELNTRMCLGKAYEKHYSQLQNILTRIMQNYRSIELLLIQPNFLPYLDLFQKESVRVEVCKNILSFYKQNSEEYTCDAVVTNALMYLGKILNDSVNALSVDDERRQIAQLINVFIHKVHFGNDLEQQLSFYVEARGTFSNLDAVYVTLVHAACKLATRNRSKSTGFVKACIAYCFITIPSIEAVQQQMNLYLLCGQLALQHLCLGQADACFEASLQLVNELPAATVDFDGKPRSLEPFLVSYMCNILATLIVVPDSPEQGVLYFLRLLLEVVGRHKFKADSSAPSIIYLHSLDMLYVQSLERFPYHMKGVVSNDDLYGHDPKFLQEVNNMCAQVVDAILLQLKSLGLAQQQGSQAELALQLFLRIVKYADLERETIAQLAVNLWLLANKAQSQFPKLCAV, encoded by the exons ATGTCATGTTGGCAAACAGCTGTCAGGAATgccgacaacaacaaccacgaCGCTATGGCGAACTTGGAAtg GGTGTGCGTGCCGCGATGCTACGAGGTCCGGAAGAACCGCCTGACTGGGCAGGCCACGCTGGAGCATCCCCTAAAGCAGCATGCGGTGACG GTGGTGGACAGCAATCCCTTGAGCCGAGCTCTGGAGGGCACAGATCCGCTCTCACAGTTTGCACGCCAAGATGATGAGCTCAACGATCCGCTTAGTCAAATGGTCACCGAATTT GATCTCAAGTCGAAGCGCCGCGAACGTGACCGAACGGAGCCCGAGGACAACACACTGCAGTGGAGCAGCCGACGACTAGGGATCCTCAACCGCTTTACAACCAATGAGAAGCTATCGCTGTCTACCAGCTTTCTGGTGTCATCAGGTAGCCTGGATGGCGGCAACGAAAGCA TTAAAGCACAAACGGTGGTGGCCGACAAGACAAAGTTTCGCTTGGAGCAGTTAGACCACTTTGACGACGGCAGCATGCGTCACATGATGGATCTTACTCAGCAGGAGTACATTCAGCGGTTTGAGCAACTCAAGCAGGAGCTGATCCAGTCCTGGCACAACGATCAGCGAGTGAAGGCGTTGAAGATAGCCATACAGTGTGCCAAGATGCTAGCGGATACCACTGTGCTGCAATTCTATCCGAGTCAGTACGTTCTTATCACTGATATACTGGATGTTTTTGGAAAATTGGTATACGAACGACTGCGTGCTAAGGCCTCAGGAGATCCTGCCGCATCGGCGGCCACATTAGAGCGGGAAAGGGAAGCTGCCCGGGATACGTGCCAGAATTGGTTTTACAAGATCGCCTCGATTCGGGAGTTGCTGCCGCGTCTTTACTTGGAGCTGTCAATATTCAAGTGCTACGAATTCCTTTCATCATCGCGCGAGGAGTATGAGCGAATTCTGCAACGTTTGACCCATCAACTGAGGGGTATAGCTGACCCTCTGGTATCGAGCTATGCCCGCTGCTACTTGGTGCGCATGGGTGTTACTCTAACGCCCAGTAAGACATACATAAGAGAGAACTTTGCCGACCTGTTTCTCGTATATCCTCAG ATCTTTCGCTTCGTGGCGCGCTTTAATCTGCATCCGGAGATCGTCACCGCCAGCTCCTACCTACAGCTATATGCCCCAGCCTTTGACTACATGCTTCTCTGCCTTGTTCACAAAAGTGAACTGCACACCCAGGATATTCTTAATGAGTGCAAGCAGTTAAAGAATAA TGGTGCTATTCTGATGTCTGTTTTAAGTTCCTTTAAATCAGAGTTTATTGCTACGAATGCATTAGAATTTATTGCGCTAATTAATGCTTCCGAAACGCCCGGAATCTCCAAGTCCCAGTTGCTGCGCTCGCTGGGAAGCTGCGTTAGCAGCTGCGCTCCTCTACAGGAGCAGCGGGTGACTTTCCTGAAGGCTGCCTTCGAGACGATCAACAAGTTGACTGATCCAAATGAGTATATAAACTGTGTGGAAACATGGGCTGTCTTTGTATCCCAGTATTTTACG ATAAACGAGGTAAACAGATTGCTAGGAGAACTGAATACGCGAATGTGTCTTGGCAAAGCATATGAAAAGCATTATTCTCAACTGCAAAACATTCTTACCCGGATAATGCAGAACTATCGCAGCATTGAGCTTCTGTTGATCCAGCCCAACTTTCTGCCCTACTTGGATCTCTTCCAAAAGGAGTCGGTGCGTGTCGAGGTTTGCAAAAACATTCTCAGTTTCTATAAACAGAACAGCGAGGAATATACCTGCGACGCTGTAGTGACAAACGCATTGATGTATCTCGGAAAGATCTTGAACGATTCAGTGAA TGCCTTGTCCGTGGATGATGAACGTCGTCAGATAGCTCAGCTCATCAATGTCTTTATTCACAAAGTTCACTTTGGCAACGACTTGGAGCAGCAACTAAGTTTTTATGTGGAGGCTCGGGGCACGTTTAGCAATCTGGACGCAGTCTACGTAACTCTGGTGCATGCGGCCTGCAAGTTAGCCACCCGAAACCGTTCGAAGTCAACTGGTTTCGTTAAGGCCTGCATCGCCTACTGCTTCATCACCATTCCCAGCATTGAAGCTGTCCAGCAGCAAATGAATTTGTACTTGCTATGCGGACAGCTGGCTCTGCAGCATCTCTGCCTGGGGCAAG CTGATGCTTGCTTTGAGGCCTCTTTGCAATTGGTTAATGAGCTGCCCGCAGCCACCGTGGACTTTGATGGAAAGCCTCGCAGCTTAGAGCCATTCCTTGTCTCGTATATGTGTAATATCCTGGCCACATTGATCGTGGTACCAGATAGTCCGGAACAGGGAGTCCTCTATTTTCTTCGCCTTCTGCTAGAAGTGGTTGGCAGACATAAATTCAAAGCTGACAGCTCAGCGCCGAGTATCATCTATCTGCATTCCCTCGATATGCTGTATGTACAAAGTCTGGAAAGGTTTCCCTATCATATGAAAGGAG TGGTGTCCAATGACGATTTGTATGGCCACGACCCCAAATTCTTGCAGGAGGTAAACAATATGTGTGCTCAGGTTGTTGATGCCATTCTTCTGCAGCTGAAATCGCTGGGACTAGCGCAGCAGCAAGGATCGCAAGCGGAGCTAGCCCTGCAACTTTTTCTAAGGATTGTAAAGTACGCTGATCTGGAGAGGGAAACTATTGCTCAATTGGCAGTCAATCTGTGGCTCCTAGCCAACAAAGCACAATCACAATT CCCCAAACTCTGCGCAGTGTAG
- the LOC6607214 gene encoding transcription factor Ouib has translation MSKSALKHLKSTCRVCAKYASNKRSPKLFERNNTKMIENIEALTGLRLENYGCLPDQICECCSMELASAVKLRERCIAAQRELLLGLTEEQRQGISVFYRAAVMGEDIVQTVKPPDDEEVYATYQEIVLEEPKEEIDDTKVEYDNTYYEVAEGHAGEDDAASLIEEADYDSIMAEDDEQQQTLELDEDTELIVGDVNDAYVYDSDDEVAVLDNVLDDEYEHENIVVKKCSLPPKPKVRSDDARRRGTGGVYICEQCGNHIKGRMAFELHCRRHRGDKQFGCELCQSRFCTTSELKRHMRKHTGERPFACKYCGRCFTDYTTRVKHERTHTNERPYVCGTCGKAFTTGYILKNHMLIHSGERAYRCELCDKSFMLPTHLSTHFRSGVHKRHLEKAEMKQVLEQEQKRELKEEEEDSLHI, from the exons ATGTCGAAATCGGCACTGAAACACCTTAAGAGCACCTGCCGCGTATGCGCAAAGTACGCTAGCAACAAGCGGTCGCCGAAGTTATTCGAGCGGAACAACACAAAGATGATCGAGAACATTGAGGCGCTCACAGGCCTTCGG CTGGAGAACTACGGTTGCCTGCCGGATCAGATCTGTGAGTGCTGCAGCATGGAACTGGCTTCCGCCGTTAAGCTGAGGGAGCGCTGCATCGCCGCCCAGCGTGAGCTACTCTTGGGATTGACTGAGGAGCAACGTCAGGGCATCTCGGTCTTCTACCGGGCGGCTGTTATGGGCGAAGATATTGTCCAGACGGTGAAGCCGCCCGACGATGAAGAGGTCTATGCCACCTATCAGGAAATCGTATTGGAAGAACCTAAGGAAGAGATTGACGACACCAAGGTAGAGTACGATAATACCTACTACGAGGTGGCCGAGGGACACGCCGGCGAGGACGACGCAGCATCCTTGATTGAAGAGGCCGACTATGATTCCATAATGGCCGAAGACGATGAACAGCAGCAAACGTTGGAGCTGGACGAAGACACCGAGCTAATTGTGGGCGACGTCAACGACGCGTACGTCTACGATTCGGATGATGAGGTGGCCGTTCTTGACAACGTGCTGGATGATGAGTACGAGCATGAAAACATTGTCGTTAAGAAGTGTAGTCTGCCGCCAAAGCCGAAGGTCCGGTCGGATGATGCGCGTCGTCGTGGCACTGGTGGAGTATACATCTGCGAGCAGTGCGGCAATCACATCAAGGGACGCATGGCCTTTGAACTCCACTGCCGGCGCCATCGTGGGGACAAGCAATTTGGTTGCGA ACTCTGTCAGTCGCGCTTCTGCACAACTTCCGAGCTGAAACGCCACATGCGCAAGCACACCGGAGAGCGACCGTTTGCATGTAAGTACTGTGGCCGCTGCTTCACAGACTACACCACCCGCGTGAAGCATGAGCGTACCCACACCAATGAGCGCCCCTACGTCTGTGGCACTTGTGGCAAGGCCTTCACTACCGGCTACATCCTTAAGAACCATATGCTGATACATTCCGGCGAGCGGGCCTACAG GTGCGAGCTGTGCGACAAGTCCTTTATGCTGCCCACCCACCTGAGCACCCACTTCCGGTCTGGCGTACACAAGCGGCATCTGGAGAAAGCCGAAATGAAACAGGTCCTGGAGCAAGAGCAGAAGCGTGAactcaaggaggaggaggaggacagCCTGCACATCTAA
- the LOC6607212 gene encoding VPS35 endosomal protein sorting factor-like isoform X1, whose amino-acid sequence MSCWQTAVRNADNNNHDAMANLEWVCVPRCYEVRKNRLTGQATLEHPLKQHAVTVVDSNPLSRALEGTDPLSQFARQDDELNDPLSQMVTEFDLKSKRRERDRTEPEDNTLQWSSRRLGILNRFTTNEKLSLSTSFLVSSGSLDGGNESIKAQTVVADKTKFRLEQLDHFDDGSMRHMMDLTQQEYIQRFEQLKQELIQSWHNDQRVKALKIAIQCAKMLADTTVLQFYPSQYVLITDILDVFGKLVYERLRAKASGDPAASAATLEREREAARDTCQNWFYKIASIRELLPRLYLELSIFKCYEFLSSSREEYERILQRLTHQLRGIADPLVSSYARCYLVRMGVTLTPSKTYIRENFADLFLVYPQIFRFVARFNLHPEIVTASSYLQLYAPAFDYMLLCLVHKSELHTQDILNECKQLKNNGAILMSVLSSFKSEFIATNALEFIALINASETPGISKSQLLRSLGSCVSSCAPLQEQRVTFLKAAFETINKLTDPNEYINCVETWAVFVSQYFTINEVNRLLGELNTRMCLGKAYEKHYSQLQNILTRIMQNYRSIELLLIQPNFLPYLDLFQKESVRVEVCKNILSFYKQNSEEYTCDAVVTNALMYLGKILNDSVNALSVDDERRQIAQLINVFIHKVHFGNDLEQQLSFYVEARGTFSNLDAVYVTLVHAACKLATRNRSKSTGFVKACIAYCFITIPSIEAVQQQMNLYLLCGQLALQHLCLGQADACFEASLQLVNELPAATVDFDGKPRSLEPFLVSYMCNILATLIVVPDSPEQGVLYFLRLLLEVVGRHKFKADSSAPSIIYLHSLDMLYVQSLERFPYHMKGVVSNDDLYGHDPKFLQEVNNMCAQVVDAILLQLKSLGLAQQQGSQAELALQLFLRIVKYADLERETIAQLAVNLWLLANKAQSQLYVKTLVAPNSAQCRDHIQTNKGCISHKGSGYCQTAPAHAQQLRIELVNPMVIC is encoded by the exons ATGTCATGTTGGCAAACAGCTGTCAGGAATgccgacaacaacaaccacgaCGCTATGGCGAACTTGGAAtg GGTGTGCGTGCCGCGATGCTACGAGGTCCGGAAGAACCGCCTGACTGGGCAGGCCACGCTGGAGCATCCCCTAAAGCAGCATGCGGTGACG GTGGTGGACAGCAATCCCTTGAGCCGAGCTCTGGAGGGCACAGATCCGCTCTCACAGTTTGCACGCCAAGATGATGAGCTCAACGATCCGCTTAGTCAAATGGTCACCGAATTT GATCTCAAGTCGAAGCGCCGCGAACGTGACCGAACGGAGCCCGAGGACAACACACTGCAGTGGAGCAGCCGACGACTAGGGATCCTCAACCGCTTTACAACCAATGAGAAGCTATCGCTGTCTACCAGCTTTCTGGTGTCATCAGGTAGCCTGGATGGCGGCAACGAAAGCA TTAAAGCACAAACGGTGGTGGCCGACAAGACAAAGTTTCGCTTGGAGCAGTTAGACCACTTTGACGACGGCAGCATGCGTCACATGATGGATCTTACTCAGCAGGAGTACATTCAGCGGTTTGAGCAACTCAAGCAGGAGCTGATCCAGTCCTGGCACAACGATCAGCGAGTGAAGGCGTTGAAGATAGCCATACAGTGTGCCAAGATGCTAGCGGATACCACTGTGCTGCAATTCTATCCGAGTCAGTACGTTCTTATCACTGATATACTGGATGTTTTTGGAAAATTGGTATACGAACGACTGCGTGCTAAGGCCTCAGGAGATCCTGCCGCATCGGCGGCCACATTAGAGCGGGAAAGGGAAGCTGCCCGGGATACGTGCCAGAATTGGTTTTACAAGATCGCCTCGATTCGGGAGTTGCTGCCGCGTCTTTACTTGGAGCTGTCAATATTCAAGTGCTACGAATTCCTTTCATCATCGCGCGAGGAGTATGAGCGAATTCTGCAACGTTTGACCCATCAACTGAGGGGTATAGCTGACCCTCTGGTATCGAGCTATGCCCGCTGCTACTTGGTGCGCATGGGTGTTACTCTAACGCCCAGTAAGACATACATAAGAGAGAACTTTGCCGACCTGTTTCTCGTATATCCTCAG ATCTTTCGCTTCGTGGCGCGCTTTAATCTGCATCCGGAGATCGTCACCGCCAGCTCCTACCTACAGCTATATGCCCCAGCCTTTGACTACATGCTTCTCTGCCTTGTTCACAAAAGTGAACTGCACACCCAGGATATTCTTAATGAGTGCAAGCAGTTAAAGAATAA TGGTGCTATTCTGATGTCTGTTTTAAGTTCCTTTAAATCAGAGTTTATTGCTACGAATGCATTAGAATTTATTGCGCTAATTAATGCTTCCGAAACGCCCGGAATCTCCAAGTCCCAGTTGCTGCGCTCGCTGGGAAGCTGCGTTAGCAGCTGCGCTCCTCTACAGGAGCAGCGGGTGACTTTCCTGAAGGCTGCCTTCGAGACGATCAACAAGTTGACTGATCCAAATGAGTATATAAACTGTGTGGAAACATGGGCTGTCTTTGTATCCCAGTATTTTACG ATAAACGAGGTAAACAGATTGCTAGGAGAACTGAATACGCGAATGTGTCTTGGCAAAGCATATGAAAAGCATTATTCTCAACTGCAAAACATTCTTACCCGGATAATGCAGAACTATCGCAGCATTGAGCTTCTGTTGATCCAGCCCAACTTTCTGCCCTACTTGGATCTCTTCCAAAAGGAGTCGGTGCGTGTCGAGGTTTGCAAAAACATTCTCAGTTTCTATAAACAGAACAGCGAGGAATATACCTGCGACGCTGTAGTGACAAACGCATTGATGTATCTCGGAAAGATCTTGAACGATTCAGTGAA TGCCTTGTCCGTGGATGATGAACGTCGTCAGATAGCTCAGCTCATCAATGTCTTTATTCACAAAGTTCACTTTGGCAACGACTTGGAGCAGCAACTAAGTTTTTATGTGGAGGCTCGGGGCACGTTTAGCAATCTGGACGCAGTCTACGTAACTCTGGTGCATGCGGCCTGCAAGTTAGCCACCCGAAACCGTTCGAAGTCAACTGGTTTCGTTAAGGCCTGCATCGCCTACTGCTTCATCACCATTCCCAGCATTGAAGCTGTCCAGCAGCAAATGAATTTGTACTTGCTATGCGGACAGCTGGCTCTGCAGCATCTCTGCCTGGGGCAAG CTGATGCTTGCTTTGAGGCCTCTTTGCAATTGGTTAATGAGCTGCCCGCAGCCACCGTGGACTTTGATGGAAAGCCTCGCAGCTTAGAGCCATTCCTTGTCTCGTATATGTGTAATATCCTGGCCACATTGATCGTGGTACCAGATAGTCCGGAACAGGGAGTCCTCTATTTTCTTCGCCTTCTGCTAGAAGTGGTTGGCAGACATAAATTCAAAGCTGACAGCTCAGCGCCGAGTATCATCTATCTGCATTCCCTCGATATGCTGTATGTACAAAGTCTGGAAAGGTTTCCCTATCATATGAAAGGAG TGGTGTCCAATGACGATTTGTATGGCCACGACCCCAAATTCTTGCAGGAGGTAAACAATATGTGTGCTCAGGTTGTTGATGCCATTCTTCTGCAGCTGAAATCGCTGGGACTAGCGCAGCAGCAAGGATCGCAAGCGGAGCTAGCCCTGCAACTTTTTCTAAGGATTGTAAAGTACGCTGATCTGGAGAGGGAAACTATTGCTCAATTGGCAGTCAATCTGTGGCTCCTAGCCAACAAAGCACAATCACAATTGTATGTGAAAACACTAGTAG CCCCAAACTCTGCGCAGTGTAGAGATCatatacaaacaaataaaggATGCATCTCCCACAAGGGCTCAGGCTATTGCCAAACTGCTCctgcgcatgcgcagcagCTGAGAATCGAGCTTGTAAATCCTATGGTTATTTGCTGA
- the LOC6607212 gene encoding VPS35 endosomal protein sorting factor-like isoform X2 — MSCWQTAVRNADNNNHDAMANLEWVCVPRCYEVRKNRLTGQATLEHPLKQHAVTVVDSNPLSRALEGTDPLSQFARQDDELNDPLSQMVTEFDLKSKRRERDRTEPEDNTLQWSSRRLGILNRFTTNEKLSLSTSFLVSSGSLDGGNESIKAQTVVADKTKFRLEQLDHFDDGSMRHMMDLTQQEYIQRFEQLKQELIQSWHNDQRVKALKIAIQCAKMLADTTVLQFYPSQYVLITDILDVFGKLVYERLRAKASGDPAASAATLEREREAARDTCQNWFYKIASIRELLPRLYLELSIFKCYEFLSSSREEYERILQRLTHQLRGIADPLVSSYARCYLVRMGVTLTPSKTYIRENFADLFLVYPQIFRFVARFNLHPEIVTASSYLQLYAPAFDYMLLCLVHKSELHTQDILNECKQLKNNGAILMSVLSSFKSEFIATNALEFIALINASETPGISKSQLLRSLGSCVSSCAPLQEQRVTFLKAAFETINKLTDPNEYINCVETWAVFVSQYFTINEVNRLLGELNTRMCLGKAYEKHYSQLQNILTRIMQNYRSIELLLIQPNFLPYLDLFQKESVRVEVCKNILSFYKQNSEEYTCDAVVTNALMYLGKILNDSVNALSVDDERRQIAQLINVFIHKVHFGNDLEQQLSFYVEARGTFSNLDAVYVTLVHAACKLATRNRSKSTGFVKACIAYCFITIPSIEAVQQQMNLYLLCGQLALQHLCLGQADACFEASLQLVNELPAATVDFDGKPRSLEPFLVSYMCNILATLIVVPDSPEQGVLYFLRLLLEVVGRHKFKADSSAPSIIYLHSLDMLYVQSLERFPYHMKGVVSNDDLYGHDPKFLQEVNNMCAQVVDAILLQLKSLGLAQQQGSQAELALQLFLRIVKYADLERETIAQLAVNLWLLANKAQSQLYVKTLPQTLRSVEIIYKQIKDASPTRAQAIAKLLLRMRSS, encoded by the exons ATGTCATGTTGGCAAACAGCTGTCAGGAATgccgacaacaacaaccacgaCGCTATGGCGAACTTGGAAtg GGTGTGCGTGCCGCGATGCTACGAGGTCCGGAAGAACCGCCTGACTGGGCAGGCCACGCTGGAGCATCCCCTAAAGCAGCATGCGGTGACG GTGGTGGACAGCAATCCCTTGAGCCGAGCTCTGGAGGGCACAGATCCGCTCTCACAGTTTGCACGCCAAGATGATGAGCTCAACGATCCGCTTAGTCAAATGGTCACCGAATTT GATCTCAAGTCGAAGCGCCGCGAACGTGACCGAACGGAGCCCGAGGACAACACACTGCAGTGGAGCAGCCGACGACTAGGGATCCTCAACCGCTTTACAACCAATGAGAAGCTATCGCTGTCTACCAGCTTTCTGGTGTCATCAGGTAGCCTGGATGGCGGCAACGAAAGCA TTAAAGCACAAACGGTGGTGGCCGACAAGACAAAGTTTCGCTTGGAGCAGTTAGACCACTTTGACGACGGCAGCATGCGTCACATGATGGATCTTACTCAGCAGGAGTACATTCAGCGGTTTGAGCAACTCAAGCAGGAGCTGATCCAGTCCTGGCACAACGATCAGCGAGTGAAGGCGTTGAAGATAGCCATACAGTGTGCCAAGATGCTAGCGGATACCACTGTGCTGCAATTCTATCCGAGTCAGTACGTTCTTATCACTGATATACTGGATGTTTTTGGAAAATTGGTATACGAACGACTGCGTGCTAAGGCCTCAGGAGATCCTGCCGCATCGGCGGCCACATTAGAGCGGGAAAGGGAAGCTGCCCGGGATACGTGCCAGAATTGGTTTTACAAGATCGCCTCGATTCGGGAGTTGCTGCCGCGTCTTTACTTGGAGCTGTCAATATTCAAGTGCTACGAATTCCTTTCATCATCGCGCGAGGAGTATGAGCGAATTCTGCAACGTTTGACCCATCAACTGAGGGGTATAGCTGACCCTCTGGTATCGAGCTATGCCCGCTGCTACTTGGTGCGCATGGGTGTTACTCTAACGCCCAGTAAGACATACATAAGAGAGAACTTTGCCGACCTGTTTCTCGTATATCCTCAG ATCTTTCGCTTCGTGGCGCGCTTTAATCTGCATCCGGAGATCGTCACCGCCAGCTCCTACCTACAGCTATATGCCCCAGCCTTTGACTACATGCTTCTCTGCCTTGTTCACAAAAGTGAACTGCACACCCAGGATATTCTTAATGAGTGCAAGCAGTTAAAGAATAA TGGTGCTATTCTGATGTCTGTTTTAAGTTCCTTTAAATCAGAGTTTATTGCTACGAATGCATTAGAATTTATTGCGCTAATTAATGCTTCCGAAACGCCCGGAATCTCCAAGTCCCAGTTGCTGCGCTCGCTGGGAAGCTGCGTTAGCAGCTGCGCTCCTCTACAGGAGCAGCGGGTGACTTTCCTGAAGGCTGCCTTCGAGACGATCAACAAGTTGACTGATCCAAATGAGTATATAAACTGTGTGGAAACATGGGCTGTCTTTGTATCCCAGTATTTTACG ATAAACGAGGTAAACAGATTGCTAGGAGAACTGAATACGCGAATGTGTCTTGGCAAAGCATATGAAAAGCATTATTCTCAACTGCAAAACATTCTTACCCGGATAATGCAGAACTATCGCAGCATTGAGCTTCTGTTGATCCAGCCCAACTTTCTGCCCTACTTGGATCTCTTCCAAAAGGAGTCGGTGCGTGTCGAGGTTTGCAAAAACATTCTCAGTTTCTATAAACAGAACAGCGAGGAATATACCTGCGACGCTGTAGTGACAAACGCATTGATGTATCTCGGAAAGATCTTGAACGATTCAGTGAA TGCCTTGTCCGTGGATGATGAACGTCGTCAGATAGCTCAGCTCATCAATGTCTTTATTCACAAAGTTCACTTTGGCAACGACTTGGAGCAGCAACTAAGTTTTTATGTGGAGGCTCGGGGCACGTTTAGCAATCTGGACGCAGTCTACGTAACTCTGGTGCATGCGGCCTGCAAGTTAGCCACCCGAAACCGTTCGAAGTCAACTGGTTTCGTTAAGGCCTGCATCGCCTACTGCTTCATCACCATTCCCAGCATTGAAGCTGTCCAGCAGCAAATGAATTTGTACTTGCTATGCGGACAGCTGGCTCTGCAGCATCTCTGCCTGGGGCAAG CTGATGCTTGCTTTGAGGCCTCTTTGCAATTGGTTAATGAGCTGCCCGCAGCCACCGTGGACTTTGATGGAAAGCCTCGCAGCTTAGAGCCATTCCTTGTCTCGTATATGTGTAATATCCTGGCCACATTGATCGTGGTACCAGATAGTCCGGAACAGGGAGTCCTCTATTTTCTTCGCCTTCTGCTAGAAGTGGTTGGCAGACATAAATTCAAAGCTGACAGCTCAGCGCCGAGTATCATCTATCTGCATTCCCTCGATATGCTGTATGTACAAAGTCTGGAAAGGTTTCCCTATCATATGAAAGGAG TGGTGTCCAATGACGATTTGTATGGCCACGACCCCAAATTCTTGCAGGAGGTAAACAATATGTGTGCTCAGGTTGTTGATGCCATTCTTCTGCAGCTGAAATCGCTGGGACTAGCGCAGCAGCAAGGATCGCAAGCGGAGCTAGCCCTGCAACTTTTTCTAAGGATTGTAAAGTACGCTGATCTGGAGAGGGAAACTATTGCTCAATTGGCAGTCAATCTGTGGCTCCTAGCCAACAAAGCACAATCACAATTGTATGTGAAAACACTA CCCCAAACTCTGCGCAGTGTAGAGATCatatacaaacaaataaaggATGCATCTCCCACAAGGGCTCAGGCTATTGCCAAACTGCTCctgcgcatgcgcagcagCTGA